From one Triticum aestivum cultivar Chinese Spring chromosome 4B, IWGSC CS RefSeq v2.1, whole genome shotgun sequence genomic stretch:
- the LOC123090859 gene encoding probable inactive receptor kinase At1g48480 — MRSRRPPPAATRAVLFLLALLAAWGAATADLASDARALVAFRAAVGQRVAWNVADPTTVCAWTGVTCEGGRVAALRLPGAALAGPVPAGSLGNLTALHTLSLRLNALRGALPSDLASMAALRSVFLNGNRLSGDFPAPFLALPALVHLSLGGNRLEGAIPPALANLTRLKTLLLEENRFVGQIPDLPLPQLREFNVSFNRLNGSIPASLRSKPRAAFLGMSSLCGGPLGPCPGEAPPPSPAPAGRTPSPTTPAANNPNSGNDERNDKKGNKLSGGAIAGIAIASVVGAALLLFLLICLCRRSGRTKTRALEMPPPSPSPAVIPGGRKPPELPSGAAVAPMATVGHPAGQSTSGKKLVFFGSAAAVQPFDLEDLLRASAEVLGKGAIGTTYKAVLESSATVAVKRLKDVTMSEPEFRERIADIGELQHEFIVPLRAYYYSKDEKLLVYDFMPMGSLSAVLHGNRGSGRTPLDWTIRSSIALAAARGIEYIHSTSSSTSHGNIKSSNILLSKTYQARVSDNGLATLVGSSSSGPSRATGYRAPEVTDPRRVSQKADVFSFGVLLLELLTGKAPSQAALNDEGVDLPRWVQSVVRSEWTAEVFDMELLRNQSSEEQMIQLLQLAIDCVAQVPDARPTMSHVVMRIEEIKMSGGSAEEADQQQSALNQGDEMAEGPSSP, encoded by the exons ATGCGGTCGCGGCGGCCACCGCCGGCGGCGACCCGCGCCGTGCTCTTCCTCCTCGCGCTCCTCGCGGCGTGGGGCGCGGCGACGGCCGACCTCGCGTCGGACGCGCGGGCGCTCGTCGCCTTCCGGGCCGCGGTGGGCCAGCGCGTGGCCTGGAACGTGGCCGACCCCACCACCGTCTGCGCCTGGACGGGGGTCACCTGCGAGGGCGGCCGCGTGGCGGCGCTGCGCCTCCCGGGGGCCGCGCTGGCGGGGCCCGTCCCGGCGGGCTCGCTCGGGAACCTCACCGCGCTGCACACGCTCAGCCTCCGCCTCAACGCGCTCCGCGGGGCCCTCCCGTCCGACCTCGCCTCCATGGCCGCGCTCCGCAGCGTCTTCCTCAACGGCAACCGCCTCTCCGGCGACTTCCCGGCGCCGTTCCTCGCGCTCCCCGCCCTCGTCCACCTCTCCCTCGGCGGGAACCGCCTCGAGGGCGCCATCCCGCCGGCCCTCGCCAACCTCACCCGACTCAAGACGCTGCTCCTCGAGGAGAACCGCTTCGTCGGCCAGATTCCCGACCTCCCGCTGCCGCAGCTGCGGGAGTTCAACGTCTCCTTCAACCGGCTCAACGGATCCATCCCCGCCTCGCTCCGCTCCAAGCCGCGCGCGGCCTTCCTCGGGATGTCGTCCCTCTGCGGCGGGCCCCTGGGCCCTTGCCCTGGCGAGGCCCCTCCCCCTTCTCCGGCTCCGGCGGGCAGGACGCCCTCGCCGACAACACCTGCGGCAAACAACCCGAACAGCGGAAACGACGAACGAAATGACAAGAAGGGCAACAAgctctccggcggcgccattgccgGAATCGCCATAGCCTCCGTCGTCGGCGCCGCGCTTCTCCTGTTCCTTCTCATCTGCCTCTGCCGCAGGTCGGGGCGCACCAAGACACGGGCTCTGGAGATGCCGCCTCCGTCTCCATCCCCCGCCGTCATCCCCGGCGGCCGAAAACCCCCGGAGTTGCCCAGCGGCGCGGCCGTGGCGCCTATGGCTACCGTGGGCCACCCCGCGGGCCAGTCGACTTCAGGGAAGAAGCTGGTCTTCTTCGGGTCAGCGGCCGCCGTCCAACCGTTCGACTTGGAGGACCTGCTGCGCGCGTCGGCCGAGGTCCTTGGCAAAGGTGCCATCGGGACGACCTACAAGGCTGTGCTTGAATCCAGCGCTACCGTGGCGGTGAAGCGGCTCAAGGATGTCACCATGTCTGAGCCAGAGTTCCGTGAGCGCATTGCGGACATTGGCGAGCTTCAGCACGAGTTCATCGTGCCTCTCCGTGCTTACTACTACAGCAAAGATGAGAAGCTGCTTGTGTACGACTTCATGCCCATGGGGAGCCTTTCTGCAGTCTTGCACG GGAACAGAGGTTCTGGTCGCACCCCACTTGACTGGACGATAAGATCAAGCATTGCCCTTGCTGCAGCCCGTGGGATCGAGTACATCCACTCTACAAGCTCTTCGACTTCGCACGGCAATATCAAGTCCTCCAATATCCTCCTGTCGAAGACGTATCAAGCACGTGTTTCAGACAATGGCCTTGCCACCCTTGTTGGTTCATCATCATCTGGACCTTCTCGCGCCACTGGATACCGTGCTCCAGAGGTTACCGATCCCAGGAGGGTGTCCCAGAAGGCTGATGTGTTCAGCTTTGGTGTTCTCTTGCTCGAGCTGCTCACCGGCAAGGCCCCCAGCCAGGCAGCTCTTAACGACGAGGGCGTCGACCTGCCCAGGTGGGTGCAGTCCGTCGTGCGCTCTGAGTGGACCGCGGAGGTGTTTGACATGGAGCTGCTGAGGAACCAGAGCTCCGAAGAACAGATGATTCAGCTCCTACAGCTCGCTATAGACTGCGTTGCCCAGGTCCCAGACGCCCGTCCGACCATGTCCCATGTCGTCATGCGGATCGAGGAGATCAAGATGTCAGGTGGAAGCGCCGAAGAAGCTGATCAACAACAGAGCGCCCTGAACCAGGGCGATGAGATGGCCGAGGGCCCCTCCTCGCCGTGA